The uncultured Carboxylicivirga sp. genomic interval TTGTTAGTCAGTGATCAGTAGTCAGTAGAGATATTTATCATTCAGACTGAGACCATCATTTTTTCACATAAGTTTAGATCAAGGATACTATAAGTCTAATTATCTATTAGTCCAATAGTCTATTAATCTCCATTTTCTGCTTTTAATTCTTTTGCTCCCGGAATTTTCAACCAGGTAATAATGGTTATTAACCAAATGATACCTGCAATAGTGGCAAATACGGTAACCGAATCGGTTGCTGATTCAACGAGTCCGAATATACCTGCAGATGCTAGTATGAAAGAAAATAGAACCAGATTATTATAAGCTAAAATTACTCCCAATTTTCGTCCTTCAACCTTTGATTGAATAAACGAATTCAATGGTATCTTAAAGATGCCTGCAAAAAACGCCGTTAGCACAATTAGTATCGTAAACCAGGTTGTTGATGGGTTGAGTAGATAAATAAGCGTAACGCAAATCCCCATGCCTAAACCTCCTAGTGGAACCAGGTACATTTTAAGTTTATGATTTGATATCACACCTGTAACGTAACAACCTGCTCCGATACCAATGGCAACCAATGCCATAATGGTTCCTGTTGCAGTATCTGATAATTGCAATACCTGTCGACAGTGAGGAATAATGTTCATTTGCAATAGCGAACCTATAGCCCAAAATGTCGCTAGTCCCAGTATCACAATATTTAAACCTTTTATTTGCTTACTCCATATAAATGATTCGCGCATAAATACAAACGGATTAAGCGATGATTTTTCTTCATCAGGTACAGTTTCTTTTGGATGAATTTTTAAACTGGTTAGCCATCCTAAAACAGCAAAAAGGATAATGGTTGTGCAAACAATTACTATGCGATAGGGAGCCATTGATTCGTTCTGAACAGAATCAGAAACAACGCCGGCGGCAAAAGTTCCAATCAGTACACCAATAAAAGTTAGCATTTCCATGGCACCTGTTCCGTATGGAATTCCTTCTTTTCCGCCGATATCTCGGATAATTCCGTATTTGGCAGGAGAAAATAGCGCACTTTGTAATCCCATCAAGAATATACCCGACATTGCAATGGGCACATTGTGTAATATAAATCCAATGGCAGATATTACCATAATTGGAATTTCGAACAATTTAGCTTTTTGAATGATCTTAGCTTTAGAATGATCGCGTGCCAATTTACCAGCCAATGGCGAAAATAAGATGTAAGGAATTACAAAAAGCCCCGAGGCCAATGAG includes:
- a CDS encoding MFS transporter produces the protein MEHSKFRWIPLFITNFLGVLNDNYLKYLIFFIGTTWLAADKESIIISLASGLFVIPYILFSPLAGKLARDHSKAKIIQKAKLFEIPIMVISAIGFILHNVPIAMSGIFLMGLQSALFSPAKYGIIRDIGGKEGIPYGTGAMEMLTFIGVLIGTFAAGVVSDSVQNESMAPYRIVIVCTTIILFAVLGWLTSLKIHPKETVPDEEKSSLNPFVFMRESFIWSKQIKGLNIVILGLATFWAIGSLLQMNIIPHCRQVLQLSDTATGTIMALVAIGIGAGCYVTGVISNHKLKMYLVPLGGLGMGICVTLIYLLNPSTTWFTILIVLTAFFAGIFKIPLNSFIQSKVEGRKLGVILAYNNLVLFSFILASAGIFGLVESATDSVTVFATIAGIIWLITIITWLKIPGAKELKAENGD